The proteins below come from a single Streptomyces sp. M92 genomic window:
- a CDS encoding DUF397 domain-containing protein — protein MSTEKTWPRMGAPLHWFKSSYSSEEGGECVEVAVDAVTVHVRDSKLAVEGRPELKVGQAAWTALLGTM, from the coding sequence GTGAGCACCGAGAAGACATGGCCGCGAATGGGTGCCCCCCTGCACTGGTTCAAGAGCAGCTACAGCAGCGAGGAGGGCGGTGAGTGCGTGGAAGTTGCTGTTGATGCCGTCACCGTCCACGTGCGGGACTCGAAGCTGGCGGTGGAAGGAAGGCCGGAGCTGAAGGTAGGGCAGGCGGCATGGACGGCGTTGCTTGGAACAATGTGA